In Herbinix luporum, a single window of DNA contains:
- the dnaJ gene encoding molecular chaperone DnaJ: MAEKRDYYEVLGVSRTATDDELKKAYRKLAKKYHPDTNPGDKSAEAKFKEASEAYAILSDPDKRRQYDQFGHSAFEGGAGGAGGFDFSGFDMGDIFGDIFGDIFGGRSRRANNGPMQGANIRTSVRITFEEAVFGTEKELELNLKDECHTCHGSGAKQGTKPETCSKCGGKGQVVYTQQSLFGMIRNVQTCPDCRGSGKIIREKCSDCYGSGYITSRKKIKVGIPAGIDNGQSVRIRGKGEPGINGGPRGDLLVDVDVSRHPIFQRRDYDIFSTVPISYATAALGGDVRISTVDGDVIYTVKPGTQTDTKVRLREKGVPTLRNKNIRGDHYVTLVVQVPTNLTSEQKELLRKFDEAMTGKSKSSDNEQESGGKSKKRFWK; encoded by the coding sequence ATGGCAGAGAAAAGAGATTATTATGAGGTTCTAGGTGTCAGTAGGACTGCAACTGATGATGAGTTAAAAAAAGCATATAGAAAATTGGCCAAAAAGTACCATCCTGATACCAACCCGGGGGATAAATCTGCTGAAGCAAAATTTAAAGAAGCATCTGAAGCTTATGCAATTTTAAGCGATCCCGATAAAAGAAGGCAGTATGATCAGTTTGGCCATTCTGCATTCGAAGGGGGAGCCGGAGGAGCCGGCGGATTTGACTTTTCTGGTTTTGATATGGGAGATATATTTGGAGATATCTTCGGAGATATCTTTGGAGGTCGCTCAAGAAGAGCGAATAACGGACCGATGCAGGGAGCAAATATTAGAACCTCTGTCAGAATTACCTTCGAGGAAGCTGTATTCGGTACTGAAAAAGAACTGGAGTTAAATCTGAAAGATGAGTGTCATACATGCCATGGAAGCGGTGCTAAGCAGGGAACAAAACCTGAAACCTGTTCAAAATGTGGAGGTAAAGGTCAGGTAGTATATACTCAGCAGTCTTTATTTGGAATGATAAGAAATGTACAAACCTGTCCGGATTGTAGGGGTTCAGGAAAGATTATAAGAGAAAAATGTTCAGATTGTTACGGAAGCGGATATATCACCAGTAGGAAAAAAATCAAAGTTGGTATCCCCGCAGGTATAGATAATGGCCAAAGTGTAAGAATTCGCGGAAAAGGGGAACCGGGCATTAACGGTGGCCCAAGAGGAGATTTATTGGTAGATGTTGATGTAAGTAGACATCCTATATTTCAAAGAAGAGACTATGATATCTTTTCTACAGTTCCCATATCATATGCTACGGCAGCCCTAGGAGGGGATGTAAGAATCAGTACTGTAGACGGGGATGTTATATATACAGTTAAGCCCGGAACACAGACTGATACAAAAGTACGTTTAAGGGAAAAAGGTGTTCCTACTCTTAGAAATAAAAATATCAGAGGGGATCATTATGTAACCTTAGTAGTCCAAGTACCTACTAATTTAACATCAGAACAAAAAGAGCTTTTGAGAAAATTTGATGAAGCAATGACGGGAAAAAGCAAATCTTCTGATAATGAACAAGAAAGCGGCGGCAAGAGTAAGAAAAGATTCTGGAAATGA